Proteins from one Nicotiana tabacum cultivar K326 chromosome 23, ASM71507v2, whole genome shotgun sequence genomic window:
- the LOC107804457 gene encoding rop guanine nucleotide exchange factor 14-like, giving the protein MVLMRRRLACCTRDREISIDFDENEKITTYDGLESCILNSQPYDNQSITSRGDGGITDSLDDDDSSSSSSNNVYGSFSSHWTTMKRDDEWDFSASPQHYYVKEKSAYTTHFSDVETMKEKFAKLLLGEDVTGGSKGISTALALSNAITNLAASVFGELWKLEPLAEDRKRKWRREMDWLLSPTNHMIELVPAKQNGSNGQKLEIMTPKARADIHMNLPALQKLDSMLLEALDSMVNTEFWYMEVGSRAEGRSRSAGQSKRWWLPSPQVPISGLSDPERDKLLNQGKLVNQIFKAAKAINENVLSEMPVPTIIKDALPKSGRTSLGEELYRILTAESTSVEAMFVSLNIRSEHNALEAVNRLETAILAWKEKIAEHAGGKSPARTSWSFIKDPISELDKIEVSLSRAETLLLQLKIKYPNLPQTFLNVTKIQYGKDVGRSILEAYSRVLLNLAFCILTRIGEILQEDILSNPNSPAAACHLPGIRIPGLSDSPTPSRVRHSLIDQMNKADERSCDSRHTNASDIDIESAESKISSVTATPSRSRVWCIGIEACSSMSAANSP; this is encoded by the exons ATGGTACTCATGAGGAGGAGACTTGCCTGCTGTACAAGAGATAGAGAGATTAGCATTGACTTTGATGAAAATGAGA AAATTACAACATATGATGGCCTTGAAAGCTGTATTTTGAACAGTCAGCCGTATGACAATCAAAGTATCACTAGCAGAGGTGACGGAGGTATTACAGATTCCTTGGACGATGATGACTCAAGCAGCAGTTCGAGCAACAATGTTTATGGATCTTTCTCTTCTCACTGGACAACAATGAAGAGGGATGATGAGTGGGATTTCTCAGCAAGCCCGCAACATTACTATGTAAAAGAAAAATCTGCTTATACAACCCACTTTTCAGATGTggaaacaatgaaagaaaaatttGCAAAATTGTTACTTGGGGAAGATGTGACTGGAGGAAGCAAGGGGATTTCCACTGCATTAGCACTGTCAAATGCCATTACAAATCTTGCAG CATCAGTGTTTGGAGAGCTCTGGAAATTGGAGCCACTTGCGGAGGATAGGAAGAGGAAATGGAGGAGAGAAATGGATTGGTTGCTCTCTCCTACAAaccatatgattgagttggttCCTGCTAAACAAAATGGTTCTAATGGCCAGAAATTGGAG ATCATGACTCCAAAAGCTCGTGCGGACATCCATATGAATCTTCCAGCTCTTCAGAAGTTGGACTCCATGCTTCTT GAAGCTCTGGATTCAATGGTTAATACTGAGTTTTGGTACATGGAAGTGGGTAGCCGAGCAGAAGGAAGAAGCAGAAGTGCTGGGCAGAGCAAAAGGTGGTGGCTTCCCTCACCCCAGGTGCCCATATCTGGGCTCTCTGACCCTGAAAGAGATAAATTGTTGAATCAGGGTAAATTGGTGAATCAAATATTTAAAGCAGCTAAAGCTATCAACGAAAACGTCTTGTCTGAAATGCCTGTTCCAACAATCATTAAAGATGCACTTCCAAAG TCTGGCAGGACAAGTCTAGGGGAGGAACTTTACAGGATCCTAACGGCAGAATCAACATCTGTGGAGGCGATGTTCGTGTCCCTTAACATAAGATCTGAACACAATGCCCTTGAAGCTGTTAACAGGTTGGAAACAGCAATACTTGCCTGGAAAGAAAAAATAGCAGAACATGCTGGTGGAAAATCTCCAGCACGGACATCTTGGTCTTTCATAAAAGATCCGATATCTGAACTAGACAAGATAGAGGTATCATTGAGCAGAGCGGAAACTCTTCTGCTGCAGCTCAAGATTAAATATCCAAACCTTCCTCAGACATTCCTCAATGTCACAAAGATCCAATATGGCAAG GATGTCGGGCGTTCAATTCTTGAAGCATACTCTCGGGTTCTCTTGAACTTGGCATTCTGCATCCTGACTAGGATAGGAGAAATTCTTCAAGAAGACATCTTGAGCAATCCTAATTCACCCGCGGCTGCATGCCACCTTCCTGGCATAAGAATTCCGGGATTGTCAGATAGTCCTACACCTAGTCGTGTGAGGCATTCATTGATTGATCAGATGAATAAAGCTGATGAACGATCTTGTGATTCTCGCCACACCAATGCCTCTGATATAGACATTGAGTCTGCTGAATCAAAGATCAGTTCGGTAACTGCAACACCAAGCAGAAGTCGAGTGTGGTGCATTGGCATAGAAGCTTGTAGCAGCATGTCTGCTGCAAATTCACCTTGA